The following are encoded in a window of Flavobacteriales bacterium genomic DNA:
- a CDS encoding 2-oxoglutarate dehydrogenase E1 component, whose translation MKYHQGYSTDIVTDSGKEIHISLAPNPSHLEAVDPVVLGVAKAKLDRDHNNNYDKVAPIIIHGDASISGQGIVYELIQMAQLESYGIGGTIHIVVNNQIGFTTNYYDGRSSTYCTDVAKVTLSPVFHVNGDDVEAVVYATRMAVEFRQAFHKDVFIDLLCYRKYGHNEGDEPRFTQPLLYKAIAKHKDPREIYVARLMEEGIVGEELAKEMEVRFKRLLESKLSDAREETETKVTSFMEGKWRGLAESVEEDFKNSPETGFNKEELLQVAKVLYTVPEGKKFFRKMEKIFGDREDMIES comes from the coding sequence GTGAAATATCACCAGGGCTATAGCACCGATATAGTTACTGATTCAGGGAAAGAAATTCATATTAGTTTGGCACCAAACCCTTCACATTTGGAAGCTGTTGACCCTGTTGTTCTTGGTGTTGCAAAAGCTAAATTAGATAGAGATCATAATAATAATTACGATAAAGTAGCTCCAATTATAATCCACGGAGATGCTTCTATTTCTGGTCAAGGAATTGTGTATGAGTTAATTCAAATGGCTCAATTGGAATCATATGGAATAGGCGGAACAATCCATATTGTGGTGAATAATCAAATTGGGTTTACAACAAACTATTACGATGGCAGATCAAGTACATATTGCACGGATGTAGCCAAAGTAACCTTGTCGCCAGTTTTTCATGTAAATGGAGATGATGTTGAGGCAGTAGTGTATGCCACCAGGATGGCAGTAGAATTTAGACAAGCATTTCATAAAGATGTTTTTATTGACCTTCTATGCTATAGAAAATATGGCCATAATGAGGGTGATGAGCCAAGATTCACACAGCCACTATTGTACAAAGCTATTGCCAAACATAAAGACCCAAGGGAGATTTATGTTGCTCGGTTAATGGAAGAAGGCATAGTTGGGGAAGAACTAGCCAAAGAAATGGAAGTGCGGTTTAAAAGATTATTGGAAAGTAAGCTTAGCGACGCGCGTGAAGAAACCGAAACAAAGGTGACTTCCTTTATGGAAGGTAAATGGCGTGGATTAGCTGAGTCTGTTGAGGAAGATTTTAAAAATTCTCCAGAGACGGGCTTCAATAAAGAGGAATTGCTTCAAGTTGCCAAAGTACTATACACGGTACCAGAAGGGAAGAAATTTTTCCGTAAAATGGAAAAAATATTCGGAGATAGAGAAGACATGATTGAATCC
- a CDS encoding polyprenyl synthetase family protein, which translates to MHSLEDLYKAFQEELSNYNLPVTPGDLYDPITYILNLGGKRVRPLFTLLSCEMIGGDVKKALKPALALEVFHNFSLIHDDIMDNAPIRRGQQTVHEKWNTNTAILSGDAMLIEAYKILGEVDDEHQISLHKVFSKMAIEVCEGQQYDMLFENRDVVSVEEYLNMIRLKTAVLLGACMQIGSLVGGASDKYAKLSYQIGESLGIAFQLQDDYLDLFADGDKFGKQIGGDVITGKKTFLYLKALELMEDPXELKEIYTASDIQDSEKVERVKSIYNDIGVSKLMNEEIEKYFSVSSKYLDELLVPVSSKISFLDFVSSLASRKF; encoded by the coding sequence ATGCATTCGCTCGAAGATTTATATAAAGCGTTTCAAGAGGAGCTTTCAAATTACAATCTTCCAGTTACCCCAGGAGATCTATACGATCCTATTACTTATATTTTGAATTTAGGGGGTAAACGAGTTAGGCCATTGTTTACTTTATTAAGTTGTGAAATGATTGGTGGGGATGTAAAGAAAGCATTAAAGCCAGCCCTCGCATTAGAAGTATTTCATAATTTCTCATTAATTCACGACGACATCATGGATAATGCTCCGATTAGAAGAGGGCAGCAAACGGTTCATGAAAAGTGGAATACGAATACAGCAATTTTATCGGGAGATGCTATGCTAATAGAGGCATATAAAATACTAGGTGAAGTTGATGATGAACACCAAATTTCATTGCACAAAGTATTTAGTAAAATGGCGATTGAGGTCTGCGAAGGGCAGCAGTACGATATGCTGTTTGAAAATAGAGATGTTGTTTCGGTTGAGGAGTATTTAAATATGATCCGGTTAAAAACGGCCGTACTTCTTGGTGCATGTATGCAAATAGGATCTCTTGTTGGTGGAGCATCAGATAAGTATGCCAAGCTATCTTATCAAATTGGAGAAAGCCTAGGGATTGCATTTCAGCTTCAAGACGACTATCTAGATTTGTTTGCTGATGGCGATAAATTTGGTAAGCAGATTGGTGGTGATGTAATAACTGGTAAGAAAACTTTTCTCTATTTAAAAGCATTAGAATTGATGGAGGATCCATNAGAATTAAAAGAGATCTATACGGCTTCAGATATTCAAGACTCCGAGAAAGTGGAAAGAGTGAAATCTATCTATAATGATATTGGGGTATCTAAATTAATGAATGAAGAAATTGAAAAGTATTTTTCCGTTTCGTCTAAATACTTGGATGAGTTACTAGTTCCTGTATCTTCAAAAATATCTTTCTTAGATTTTGTTAGTTCTTTAGCAAGTAGAAAATTCTAA
- a CDS encoding MMPL family transporter, producing MAYKSTENQVTYQFLNLLPADHEANITYQKFKDQFQGKSVSMLLGVDDSRLYELEKFNAWYDLEQELRKIDGVEDVASLSSAYNIVKNKKAKQYEKLQMMTRRPTSQTELDSVLAAIRELPVYEEALYKKDADNTIMVVLLNKKIFDSADRVGVLKQVDALTGAFVKNTQIEIRYSGLPVIRNVMLEKIRDEMKLFILLAGLITALILYFFVRSIKSTVISLLVVAISVVWCFGTVAIFQFQITALLALVPPIIIVIGIPNCIFLMNKYHREYKEHGNQIRALSVAVQKIGNATLMTNVTTASGFIPFIFIESDLLMAFGVIASINILVVFALSITMLPIIFSFSKPPKARHVKHLDSKTMEKITELLVHWVVNHRRNIYLATVVLIAIGVIGMTQIEKTGNLAGDIKDTEQVIQDLKYFEENYNGVIPLEIIIDTKKKGGAMKLKTLRKMDKMHNLVDEYDEFSRPVSMVDAFKFLRQAYYNGNPKKYALPNEMDKNFIFSYVKNSNTQEELLNAYRDSTKQIARISIRMADIGTDHMNNLLEEITPRIDSIFDPEKYDVGLTGATIVFLKGTDYLVENLLTSLVLAILIISTLMALLFSSIRIVLVSLVPNLIPLLLTAAIMGFYGISIKPSTILVFSIAFGISVDDTIHFLAKYRQEIKSSPTATNYDSVINALRETGVSMIYTSVVLFFGFGIFIASDFGGNVALGVLVSIALLIAMVANLTLLPALLLSFGKSAMKEAFGEPFLEILDEEEDIDLDALEIENTGHKNIKE from the coding sequence ATGGCTTATAAAAGCACTGAGAATCAGGTTACTTACCAGTTTCTGAACTTGCTCCCAGCCGATCATGAGGCAAACATTACATATCAAAAGTTTAAAGACCAGTTTCAAGGTAAGTCTGTTTCGATGCTCCTTGGAGTGGATGATAGTAGGCTCTACGAGTTAGAAAAGTTTAATGCCTGGTACGATTTAGAGCAAGAACTTAGAAAGATTGATGGCGTTGAGGATGTTGCCTCCCTGAGTTCTGCATACAACATTGTAAAAAACAAGAAGGCCAAACAATACGAGAAGCTCCAAATGATGACTCGTAGGCCAACTTCACAAACTGAGCTAGACTCTGTTTTGGCGGCTATTAGAGAACTTCCTGTTTATGAAGAGGCGCTTTATAAGAAAGATGCGGACAATACAATTATGGTTGTATTGCTTAATAAAAAGATTTTTGATTCGGCCGATCGTGTTGGAGTACTTAAGCAAGTAGATGCCCTTACAGGAGCATTTGTGAAAAATACGCAAATCGAAATACGGTATTCTGGATTACCTGTCATTCGAAATGTGATGCTCGAGAAGATTAGGGATGAAATGAAACTGTTCATTCTCTTAGCAGGCTTAATTACAGCTTTGATATTGTACTTCTTTGTACGCTCTATTAAGTCGACTGTGATATCCCTGTTAGTGGTTGCTATTAGTGTTGTTTGGTGTTTTGGAACGGTGGCCATATTTCAATTTCAAATAACAGCTCTTCTTGCTCTTGTGCCTCCTATTATTATTGTAATAGGAATACCCAATTGTATCTTCTTGATGAATAAGTATCATCGAGAATACAAAGAACACGGAAATCAAATCAGGGCTCTTTCTGTTGCGGTTCAAAAAATTGGTAACGCAACTTTGATGACTAATGTGACAACTGCTTCTGGATTTATCCCTTTCATATTCATCGAAAGTGATTTATTGATGGCGTTCGGTGTTATAGCATCGATTAATATTTTAGTTGTATTCGCGCTTTCCATCACGATGCTGCCGATTATATTTAGTTTCTCAAAACCACCGAAGGCAAGACATGTAAAGCATTTAGATAGTAAAACGATGGAGAAAATTACTGAACTTCTGGTTCACTGGGTAGTTAACCATAGACGAAATATCTACTTAGCTACTGTAGTCCTAATTGCTATTGGTGTCATTGGAATGACTCAAATTGAGAAGACAGGTAACCTTGCTGGAGATATTAAAGATACCGAGCAAGTTATTCAAGATCTTAAATATTTTGAGGAAAATTACAATGGTGTTATTCCACTAGAAATAATTATAGATACGAAGAAAAAGGGTGGTGCGATGAAGCTTAAAACACTTCGTAAGATGGACAAGATGCACAACCTTGTTGATGAGTACGATGAGTTTTCGAGACCAGTATCTATGGTAGATGCTTTCAAGTTTCTTCGGCAAGCATATTATAATGGAAACCCGAAGAAGTATGCTTTACCAAATGAGATGGATAAGAACTTTATTTTTAGTTATGTAAAGAATTCTAACACGCAAGAAGAATTACTTAATGCATATAGAGATAGTACGAAGCAGATTGCTCGTATAAGTATTCGGATGGCAGATATAGGAACGGATCACATGAATAACTTGTTGGAAGAAATAACGCCCCGCATAGATTCTATATTCGATCCGGAAAAGTATGATGTAGGGCTTACAGGAGCGACTATAGTGTTTCTAAAGGGAACAGATTATCTTGTTGAGAATCTACTTACAAGTTTGGTTCTGGCCATTTTGATAATATCAACTTTAATGGCACTATTGTTCTCGTCAATTAGAATTGTTCTTGTTTCCCTTGTTCCCAATCTAATCCCTCTCTTGCTTACGGCTGCAATAATGGGGTTCTATGGTATTTCGATTAAACCTTCAACGATATTGGTATTTAGTATTGCATTTGGAATTAGTGTAGATGATACAATCCACTTCTTGGCGAAATATAGGCAAGAGATTAAGTCTTCTCCTACCGCTACAAATTATGATTCGGTAATTAACGCGCTCCGAGAAACAGGTGTTAGTATGATATATACATCAGTCGTTTTATTCTTTGGATTTGGAATTTTTATAGCCTCTGATTTTGGCGGCAACGTAGCGCTTGGAGTACTCGTTTCTATTGCTCTATTAATTGCAATGGTAGCCAATCTAACGTTATTACCTGCTTTGCTTTTATCGTTCGGGAAATCTGCAATGAAAGAAGCTTTTGGTGAACCGTTTTTAGAAATTTTAGATGAAGAGGAAGACATCGATTTAGATGCCTTGGAGATAGAGAATACCGGACATAAAAACATAAAAGAATGA
- the rfbA gene encoding glucose-1-phosphate thymidylyltransferase RfbA has product MKGIILAGGSGTRLHPLTRAVSKQLLPVYDKPMIYYPLSVLMLAGINEILIISTPHDQPHFETLLGDGSNLGCSFAYAIQEEPNGLAQAFIIGEEFIGDDNVALVLGDNIFYGPGLGSALMENTNQDGGVVFAYHVSDPERYGVVEFDENKNAISLEEKPINPKSNFAVPGLYFYDNDVIEIAKGLEPSARGEYEITDVNIEYLKRGKLKVVEMKRGTAWLDAGTFGSLMESSQYVKVIQERQGMMIGCIEAVAYSRGFINKDQVRELAEPLLKSGYGDYLMTIIK; this is encoded by the coding sequence ATGAAAGGAATTATTTTAGCAGGAGGTTCTGGAACAAGATTGCATCCTCTTACACGTGCAGTTAGCAAGCAACTGCTACCGGTTTACGATAAACCAATGATCTATTACCCTTTATCCGTTTTAATGCTTGCGGGTATCAACGAAATATTGATTATTTCAACGCCACATGATCAGCCCCATTTTGAAACTCTTTTAGGAGACGGTTCTAACTTGGGATGTAGTTTTGCTTATGCTATTCAGGAAGAACCAAATGGTCTTGCACAAGCTTTTATTATAGGGGAGGAGTTTATTGGTGACGATAATGTGGCTTTAGTTTTAGGGGATAATATTTTTTACGGACCAGGACTTGGTAGTGCATTGATGGAAAATACCAATCAGGATGGAGGAGTTGTATTTGCTTATCATGTGTCGGATCCTGAGCGATATGGAGTTGTTGAATTTGATGAAAATAAAAATGCCATTTCGCTTGAAGAAAAACCAATAAATCCTAAATCGAATTTTGCTGTTCCTGGATTATACTTTTACGATAACGATGTTATTGAAATCGCAAAAGGTCTTGAACCAAGTGCTAGAGGAGAATATGAGATTACGGATGTAAACATCGAATATCTTAAAAGAGGAAAGCTTAAAGTGGTAGAGATGAAACGAGGAACAGCTTGGTTAGATGCTGGTACGTTTGGTTCTTTAATGGAGTCGAGCCAATATGTTAAAGTAATTCAGGAACGCCAAGGAATGATGATTGGATGTATCGAAGCGGTTGCATATTCAAGAGGGTTTATCAATAAAGATCAAGTTAGAGAATTAGCCGAACCATTGCTTAAAAGTGGCTATGGTGATTATTTAATGACGATAATTAAATAA